Sequence from the Primulina tabacum isolate GXHZ01 unplaced genomic scaffold, ASM2559414v2 Contig814, whole genome shotgun sequence genome:
CTGTTGCATAAGaatttatatgtaaaaaaaatatcgGGGGTTGACTTTTTAACAAGAGTccgataaaaattaaattcagtGTGACCCAATAAAAGGACAAAGTGGCTGCAATTAATGAATGGCTGTCTAACTCGGCTAGTGATGTGGGGGAGAAAGAAGCAAAAAAGTCAACAACCTCTCTGACCAAATCCTTTTTTGTAAAAGTCAAAACCCTCCGGGTAACACGTGTAAACTGTGGGAGAGGTTGGCCCACACGTGTTGGGCATACGTACATACGCGTGGTGAACGAACCCATTCGGAGTGTAAAAGAGACGTGGGAGGCATGGATTTCGGACCATGTTGATCGGATTTTATTTTAACTCATCAAGGAGACATTTTGgtattttgattatattttatttttcttttttataatttttatgatattcGATTATTGAttcttcattttaaaaaaaaaattcaagttaaACTCAAATATATTACAAAGGAGTGAACCATCTGCTCCTTTGAGACATTTTTGTAACCATTTCTATCATATTTGATTTTTTGGttcttattttattataaaaaaattcaagttaTTGGACCATATAAAATCAATCCTACTGTGCAAGAAGCCATCgagaagaaaatatacaagcaTTATTTACGCTTTGTTGGATAAATGAATAAAGGAAGAGTGTTGAAAAGAAAAGAGAGTGTGACTTGTCCCACATCAGAAAAAGAGACAAGTTGAGTCTTCCTTATAAACTCTAAGTTTGAGTTAGGGGTTAGGGCCCCAAGAGGTACCAGAAATTTTTTAAAGGGGAAGACGCTAATGTGCTATGTCTTGGTGAAACACACACGCACGCTCAGCCCGGCCCGGTGCGGTCTTTGACAAGGGATAATCTTTTTggagaataaatttttcaatcACTGGAGCCGCAAATTGATGCGCTTGAACAGAGGTACGTGCGCACGCGCACCTGTTGTTGTAACTCGGCCATCGGTCAGAACAGGACGCGCGCGCCTTACTGTCCGCGCGCTGCGCTGTTTCTGAAAACATGCGCGTCCGCCTTACTGTCCGCGCAGCGCGCAAAAGACAGTACcttgcgcgcggccgcgcgtgTTGTCGCGTGGCTGCGCGCGACGCGCTGTTTCTAAAAACATGCGTGTCCCTTGACTATGTTGGCATTGCATCAACCAATGTGTTCTTTCACTAGAGTTGTGACTCTTCTTTGCATCCGGTCTGGAAAGGCGTGTCTTTTCTACGCAATCGGTGattgtttataaataaatccaATCAGCCCATTTCGAAAGTTGTTGGTCATTTTTGCACTGCACTGCTTCTTACCATATTGCTGCATGAATCATTTCGAAACATTTGAAAGCTACTGCATATAATTTGTTCGCTGCTATCAAGACTTGTAGTGCTGCAAAGTTTTGATTTGAAATCGTTGTATCTTGGGGACGATTGTCTGCAACGTATAGCACTTTATACGGGCAATTTCGTCTTGCGGAGAAAGGAAATTCCTTGCCTCGACTTGCTGTTTCTATTGTTGCGGTTTTGCACGTGTTCAAGACATCCAGAGTAATATTTTCAATCACACGCCTATCTATTCGAAGATCGTGACAAACATAATTTCTAAAACGAAACATTTCATAAAGAGGGATGCAAGTGAGATCGCGCTAAAATCGCGAGAATCGTGAATAAGAAGTCCACATTGTCTCATGGACATTTAAGGACGTCGATCAATATTTTCCAAATAGTCGTGATGATATAATTCTTtttggtaaaaatttgtgtgagacgactaacaggtcgtattttatgagacatatctcttatttgggtcattcatgaaaaatattattttttatgctaataatattattttttattgtaaatatcggtagtattaacccgtctcacagataaaaattcgtgagaccgtttcacaagagacctactccattCTTTTTACAGGGAGCGGCCTTAAGGCTAAACGATTTTGAGCATTCACGCAACCAAATTGCATCACTAATTTCCGCCACATTTACATGGTATTAAGAAATTAGTGTAGCAACAATAAGTCAAAAAACTTTCTTTTATGTATGGTATAACAAATTTTAAacgatttcaaaaaaaaaaaaaaacaaattttaaacaaaatatgataaatataCCAATAAATACAGATTAATATAAATTAAGCATATGTTTGTTTGAAATAAGATATCTCttgttttatttagtttatGCAAAATGttattatttactaaattattgGTTCTACAACATTTTTAACCCATTTATCTTATGCTTATTTTGATGGATAGGCTGTCCATGGGTTTAGGCCCCGGTATCCACTCATAAAACAGCTCAGCCCAGCCCAGCCCGATATATGACTAAAACTAGTCCAGCCGGTTtaagatattttttttgtatgatTATTGATTAATCTCATGATTATGTGTGATGATTTCTATCAACGACTTACTATACTaactaaaacatgtaaaaaaaaaaagctctTTTTGCAATCAATTTTACATCTTTGATTTTGGTCCTTTAGAAGTTTTTGGAGACAATGACTAATTATTTCATTGCcatcaaattattattattattattattatttatttatttatttatttaagattaattaatttttaagcgAGATAAAAAACTATATTTCCCAAATTAATAATCGAGATAATGAGGGAACcgataaatcaaatattaataTAGATGACTTTAGTTAATAGTTGAtgattaatttgatttaatCAAAGTTTTATATACTTCATGTAAAGCTCaagataaaatataaaatatattaaagagATTTAAACTTGAAAGGTacatttaatattatttgagcatatatatgataaaatatttattatttttaaatcatttaaatagtTAAGACCCAAAAGTACACATTaggaaatcaatcaaaaattttaatatacaaagaaaaacatgtatatatctAGTGTTTATAtggaaataaagaataaaaagaaaaaataaagtattattaattgaaatacCTTAAACAAAATCATTTAACAGATTTCATATAATTCATTTTATTTCTAAGTACTTGTGCAAACATTGGGGATTTATCAACTTCCTCTACAATTTGTAGTAAGGACTGTATGAATAATGTCTTAATGCAATAATGGCTACttgataattaatttaatattcattgaatttcttataaaaataatttctaggtcaatttttttttttttttttggagagtCACATGCTAAACAATATGTAGACATGAGAGGCTGCACCAATGTGAGTGTCAATGGGTTGTGTCCTGTTAGGCCATGAATCCGAGAGTGGTTTTGGGGCCGTGTCTCGCTGCTAGTGATGTCTCAATCCTTCGAAATCAGTCTTATCTTTAATTTGCAGCTAGTGTGTCACCATCAGAGACActcttatttattaaaatataacgTCTATCTTTCATGACTCACCTATCCAATCAGATCAAACGACACAATGTCAGTAACATGACACGAGAATATTTCTCAAGGGATAACTCATCTCATTACTTTTTTCACCATTTAAGATATAGAGATCAGAAGAAAGATTCTCAAAAGGCTTTACAACTATATTTATGTTTCGAACTCTTAACCCAACACAGATCTAACCCATTAATTTTTGGGGATGGATCATGATTCTCCTCTCATAGTATATGCTTAAAACTCTCTGCACTTGTTGCATGTTACACTGTTGTTTTTTGTAGAAGAAAATTTGaagcaaaataaaattttatataaaaaatttatagattatattcaagTAAAGAAGTTTTAggggtgatttttatgattagctaaattaatttcaaaattaattagGATAATTCTGATGATAAACCATGGAGGAAATGGTTGTGTCACGTCCTATAAAATTTTCTGACATGTAGGAGCGGATATACGTTTATCTATTTGCTAAAAGTATTCAATAAGAGTGGTTTGCAAATAACTCCTAAAAATTAGAGAAATAAAAGTAATTTATAACATCGGTTTTACTGAAATTATTGCTAACTACTTTTAATCGGAGTGGTTACAAACTACTCCTAAATATTAAAGCAATGGAAACGATTATATATCAGCATTTTTCGAAAGCCATTGCTTAAAAGTATCCAATAGGAGTgccaaaaatgattttttttgaaaaacaatCTTCAAAACTATTTTTTAGTGTGGAttaaagattgaaatttgacaacatagATAACTAAAAAAAAACAGCGAGAAAATGCAATTTTAGTCatataattgttttattttagaTTTTGGTAATGTAACTcgtcaaaatttgatttttatccaataaattttattttattttttgttttggatttttttcCCTCCAAAAGTAAGAAAACCCACTAAATATTATCTATTTGACAATGATGTTCTCATATATAACTCATCTCGAGAGAATAAAATATACATtacatgtttcaaatttcaactaagcaaaaaaatttaatacgtTTCATATACTCTCATCAAATGATTTACAAATGAGAGCAATATTGaacaaaattacatttttttttcaaatatacatgatcaaaattgAAATTTCAGGTAAATAATAATCTGATCGCCGCGTTTCTCCACTGCTCTGCAACTTAAATCAATAGCTCATGCAAGAACGTGGAGTTCTTGTTACTTGAGGATATTGTCCTCGGATAAAGCCAACGAGCCAAATATGTTTATCCGTATGGATCCAGAAGAGAAGGCATGTAAAATTATATGCAAACAAACATTCCAATCATCAATATTGTTCCCTAGTACAATATTGTGCAAATTTTTTTGTCTTTTGTTTCCTTTGTCTGATAAATTTGGAGATATCTTCcaaatttaataatcttttaatTTAAGACGAGATTTTGAGAAATTAATATAAGCTAAATTTCATTTTGTTACTAAATATTTCAGACGCAGTTACAACCATTGGACGTGACGAACCCGACATTATCCCCCATTGGGAGTAACACTTCCGTGTAAGATAGAATTTTCCACATTTCCGAGTCCAGTTTTTgggagaaagaaaagaaaacgatGAATGACATAACCTTGTGCAAATTATATGAGAAGGAAACTAGAAATTTCACCCCTATTATGTCTGAACTACAGCATAAGCATAGAAAAACACTCTTCAAACTCCTCATCGATTGTTAGTTTCTTGCCACCATCTGCACCCAGAGAACAACAAATGCTTCAATACTTTATGTATTTCAATTTGAAAATATCAACATACAAACATTAGATTTACCTCGATCACCAGAGGAAAGAATATAATCACTGGGATCTATCCCACTCGAGAGAAGCAGATACTCAAGTTCCTTATAATCCGCATAATCCGGGTACCCGAGTTCCGAAAGGCTTCCGAATCCTAGGAGCTCCGCCTCGTGGTCGGATAACGTCACTGATTCACTGGAAGTCGGTTTTGTTACTGATCTGTATTCTATGCTCCCAGAAAACGCAGAACCAGGTTCGTTAGATGCTCGAGTTTTCGAATATCCGGGATCGGTTTTATCCTCATTACATGTCAACATGGTAGAGTCTAAGTTGCTGTATCTAATATATTCGCCGCCCATTTTCTTGGGATCCACGATGGGATCAGAAGAAGGATcaatatattcaagaacttgACTCCATCGCACATGTTTTGGCCGAGGCACTCCCACTGGTTCAGCCtgcatttttcttttcttatacaAGAAATCTACCCTGCAGGTATCCAAAACAAAACCCATCAAATTAAGtgggaaaaaaagaagaagaaaaaaatcgacTCTTCATTTGAGTTTCAGTATATttataaattcgtaatttttttcTTCCATTACGTATTCAAGAAAATACTATTTCCTGCTCTCCTGGCAACTCACAAACGAACAAGACTTCAaacttgaaataaaaaataaaattagtgaTCGGAAAAAAATCTACATACCTGTTTATTTCAGTTGGGCTGCTCATACTTACCTCTATCGTGATCTTTGAAAGCGAACAGTGATGCGCGCTATGTatgtataattatatatatatatataaatatcgtTTGGtactaaaataaaaaacaagatCTAGAAATACATTCAATCTCATTTTTTTGGTAcaataatttggaaaaaaaaaatagatatattATGCAAAAAACCTCGCTCACGCTTGTGCAATATCGTGAGGTAGATTATCTCTTGCTTTCTATTAAGTTTGGTCATAATAGAGCCAAAATATTTTGTGTCACATCTATTTTGTTTTGTttcgtttatttttttttcaattcattatttcaaaattaaaatttagtctctaactaatttttataattatgatatgattcTCATTAAttataatcaaattataacatatgatcaattcaaattgtagtataattttttattaatttttattaattatgatattatcattatttgaaataaataaaactattaATCCTAAAAATGGTACAAACGTGAAAGAAGCCTACATTACCTTCCACTGAACAGAATAAAATAaatctgtatatatatatatatatatgtgtatatataaccCCACATTCTACAATCTTCCCctgaatataataaaataaatctccCTCTTCTTTGGTTAGATTATATATATTCCTTGGGATTTTCCCATGCACAATCTTCCaccgaaaaaaatataataaatttttcgCTTCTTTTGTCACTGCACGCGCTTGTTACAGTGTTTGGCGTCTAATCCTCCACATAAATAtaagttttattaattattttttgactTTAAAATTGAATCTTCTAGTCACTGTTTAGCtcattaataaaataatgaaaaataaataatataaatatgataaattaatatatttatatatgtgatatattgattttttttccgTAGAATTTCAATCAAGTATTAcaaaatagtaataattaatcaatcaatattttatatttctcATCTAATAAAACtttatttgattaatattttgatttataacatatttttaaaaatatttttcaacgcttagtacaataaataaatttgtaattttggGATTCTATCATTAAATTTGTCTCGTTgcacaattttgatatattatattattagatttcaatattagttttttaatttaaaaaataatttttttttctgaaatGCTGATATCACGTTATATACGCAGGGGCGGAGCTACATGCTCTTGTACCCGGGCggcccaatttttttaaaaaaatttatgtgtaaattatgtataattttgaaataatatgatattagttcgggtaaatcaatttaaaatattaaaagattctaaaatttaaaattttagcctGGACAGagccatatttctggctccATCTCGGTATATATGTCAACCAAAAAACTAAAATTCGCccccaaaaattaaaaaaaaaaacaatcaacTTTAAATGGACTGCAAATAAACGGCACgagaaaatattaaaactcaTAAAAACAAGTTTGTCCCTTCTTTGATTCGCGTGAGTTTTAATCTCTAGAAATCGAGAGCAGCAGTACGGAAACCTGCGACTTTTGTGGCTTACGTTTCAATAACCATCTGAGGTCCACCTGAATTTGACCATGTAGCGAAGacgtgtaattttttttattggagATAATATCTGAATTcaattcaaaaagaaaaaaattcagaatatagaagagttttaaaatatattatattttcaacCCATCTCATTCTTATCTTATACTTTTTTAAAACGGATCCCttcattttcaaattttgttcGTAGATTATTATAACAAACATTTTTTCACATACataagattcatattttttAGCAAGATCAGATGGTTACCTTGTCCAAACGACGGGACTGAGTTTGGAAATAGGAGTGAGATCATGTGCATGCCAAACTAGTTTGATTTGAGATCGATTGTCtttgagttttaaatatcattttattattcttatatTGTATGTTACATAATATATTGATTAAAAACTTACTTTcaatatgtatgtgtgtgtatatatatatatattgattaaaactataaaataaaaagatacaattgtattatcataaaaatttgATAACTCGAagtcaatattttatttaaatatactcGACAACTTTAAATTTTCCCCAtttgaaaacaaataaaaaacaaataccGTTTTCTAGGTGCGTCCTGCTGCATCGGAATATGAAATAGGTAGCAGGGATGTGGCGTCGACATAAATACacatgcatgcatgtgattGCCAAACGCAGCGCGGATCCATTCATGCAAAACTGTGGGTTTGGTAAACTATCTCAGCCCAACTTGCCAAAATATCGAAGTTTCGATGTTtcaatattttgttatatttatgacatgtattattatatatatctaATGCATCTGGCAAACACTTACATGTGATATTGTGTACGAGGTACACATGTACCGTTTGACTCATagtagtaatattttttaataataaaatgtaaaaaaatgatagttaatataatgtttgatttgaattattaatttgattgaatttgagataatgtgatattatcattttgtctttttgaaaatatttataatattatttattaagagTATATTGTAATTTCAATTCAATGAATTGATTGATATGAGATAAATGATTAATGTAAAGATAAATGATTGATTGATGAAAAAAATAACACAGTGCACAAAACATGATATTAGATTGGATAAAAATACGAATATAAATATAGATAACTAATATAGCGAACCAAACGGTATCATATTGTAGGACTTGTCATGTAAGCAATTGACGGACTATGACACTAAACATACAATCCCGAGACACTCGGAAAAACTTGGGGTATGGTAAAGTATGAAATATCATGTAGAAatgttgaatttttatgatgtatTAACATCTTTGGAAGAGGAAATGTTTCACTAAACATAACAATGATTCGCGTCACAAGTTTAAACAAACCAGTTGATACACGaattgtggggcccttagctcctaatcgttattacaatgcactttgattagggttaactaattacaggcGAAAAACgggtttaaaattttctttacaatgagcccaaatcattttatttgaatattaaaaatagtatttaatctcattcataatatgcccacacataatcaaaatcaattatatacaaacaactcatatcctcgggacatgccccgtatatagatacatatacatatatactagaAAAAAgatataaacataaaacctcagcccaacctgtgctccctccagaagtaccctctcccgGTCTCCTAATACCTGGA
This genomic interval carries:
- the LOC142535149 gene encoding uncharacterized protein LOC142535149, yielding MSSPTEINRVDFLYKKRKMQAEPVGVPRPKHVRWSQVLEYIDPSSDPIVDPKKMGGEYIRYSNLDSTMLTCNEDKTDPGYSKTRASNEPGSAFSGSIEYRSVTKPTSSESVTLSDHEAELLGFGSLSELGYPDYADYKELEYLLLSSGIDPSDYILSSGDRDGGKKLTIDEEFEECFSMLML